From Cellulosimicrobium cellulans, the proteins below share one genomic window:
- a CDS encoding formate/nitrite transporter family protein — MSYVKPAELVPTIIDAGANKVLLSTRDTLVRSTMGGAILAIAAAFAVTVTVTTGHAILGAVLFPVGFILLYLLGYDLLTGMFVLGPLAWLDKRPGVTVRGVLRNWGLVFAGNFLGAFAVAVMMAIVVTYGFDTPPNEVGQAIGHIGEGRTVGYAEHGASGMLTLFVRGMLCNWMVSMGVIGAMIAKDVPGKAIAMWMPVMLFFFMSFEHSIVNMFLFPSGLLLGGEFTIMDYLVWNEIPTVLGNLVGGLLLTGLPLYLTYGRPASRRSALEPQPGPTAERELVSEPA, encoded by the coding sequence ATGTCCTACGTCAAGCCCGCCGAGCTCGTCCCGACGATCATCGACGCCGGTGCCAACAAGGTCCTGCTGTCCACGCGCGACACGCTCGTCCGCTCCACGATGGGCGGCGCGATCCTCGCGATCGCCGCCGCGTTCGCCGTGACCGTGACGGTCACGACGGGCCACGCGATCCTCGGCGCCGTCCTCTTCCCCGTCGGGTTCATCCTGCTCTACCTGCTCGGGTACGACCTGCTCACCGGCATGTTCGTCCTCGGCCCGCTGGCCTGGCTCGACAAGCGGCCCGGCGTCACCGTGCGCGGCGTGCTGCGCAACTGGGGCCTCGTGTTCGCGGGGAACTTCCTCGGCGCGTTCGCCGTCGCCGTCATGATGGCGATCGTCGTGACGTACGGGTTCGACACCCCGCCCAACGAGGTCGGTCAGGCGATCGGGCACATCGGCGAGGGCCGCACGGTCGGGTACGCGGAGCACGGGGCGTCGGGCATGCTCACGCTGTTCGTGCGCGGCATGCTGTGCAACTGGATGGTCTCCATGGGCGTCATCGGCGCGATGATCGCGAAGGACGTGCCCGGCAAGGCCATCGCGATGTGGATGCCCGTGATGCTGTTCTTCTTCATGTCGTTCGAGCACTCGATCGTCAACATGTTCCTGTTCCCGTCCGGGCTGCTGCTCGGCGGCGAGTTCACGATCATGGACTACCTCGTCTGGAACGAGATCCCCACCGTGCTCGGCAACCTCGTCGGTGGACTGCTCCTCACCGGCCTCCCGCTCTACCTCACCTACGGCCGCCCGGCGTCGCGCCGCTCGGCCCTGGAGCCCCAGCCCGGCCCGACGGCGGAGCGTGAGCTGGTCTCCGAGCCCGCCTGA
- a CDS encoding SdpI family protein — protein MTADTIADVVLLLVLAGAGVLLVWCARATASGRVGRNHVAGIRTATTLASDEAWQTAHRAARPLSEAAGWVLVAAAPVLFLVGDDAGLVVVLVATGLTLALTVGGLVVGTHAVRRGVDRSR, from the coding sequence ATGACCGCCGACACGATCGCCGACGTCGTCCTCCTGCTCGTGCTCGCCGGTGCCGGGGTCCTGCTCGTCTGGTGCGCCCGGGCGACGGCGTCCGGTCGCGTCGGTCGCAACCACGTCGCCGGGATCCGCACCGCGACGACGCTCGCGAGCGACGAGGCGTGGCAGACCGCCCACCGTGCGGCACGGCCGCTGAGCGAGGCCGCGGGCTGGGTGCTCGTCGCAGCCGCGCCGGTGCTGTTCCTCGTCGGCGACGACGCGGGTCTCGTCGTCGTGCTGGTCGCGACGGGCCTGACGCTCGCCCTCACGGTCGGCGGGCTCGTCGTCGGGACCCACGCCGTGCGACGCGGGGTCGACCGGAGCCGCTGA
- a CDS encoding ABC transporter ATP-binding protein, with the protein MKRVALAARFMLSLAWRTDRRRLLVAVVLLTVGFLAGPLVGVGLGLFTDALVDQDVARAVGLACAVTALVIAELMLGHFAHLSYFEVADLQQLRLLDEVAELTHGSADLAELDDPDRVRLLTSVTEGLQRVRLALEGTLQLGGMVLQVLVTTIILGLVEPWLLLLPLAALPPVWFADRAQRVLDRARDAAADDVRLSRHLVTAGTTGSSAKEIRLFGARRLVADRQRAAWDRTTAVLWSAHRRSALLRAAGQVWFALAYGAAVLLVLRSAASGMAAIGQVVLVVTLAIQVSTQVAGALSLFGNLQDAGRTVEKLLELRATATPPGRAPTGGAPAQATPAVGPLPARLEQGVRVQDLTFAYPGADRPLLDGVTLDLPAGATVALVGENGAGKSTLVKLLCGLYRPTSGRILADGVDLAEVAPAAWQSRVATLFQDFARLELSLREDVGIGRVDALHDDDVLWAALDEARARPIVERSSDGLDQILGTGYADGTQLSGGQWQTLGLARTLLRPDPILLALDEPASALDATAEHALFERFTETARRTGTTSGGVTLFVSHRFSTVRDADLIVVLDGGRVAELGTHDELAAAGGSYAEMYALQARAYQ; encoded by the coding sequence ATGAAGCGCGTCGCTCTCGCTGCCCGGTTCATGCTCTCCCTCGCCTGGCGGACGGACCGGCGTCGCCTGCTCGTGGCGGTCGTGCTCCTGACGGTCGGGTTCCTCGCGGGTCCCCTCGTCGGCGTCGGGCTGGGGCTCTTCACCGACGCGCTGGTCGACCAGGACGTCGCGCGCGCCGTCGGGCTCGCGTGCGCGGTCACCGCCCTCGTCATCGCCGAGCTCATGCTGGGCCACTTCGCCCACCTGTCGTACTTCGAGGTCGCGGACCTCCAGCAGCTCCGTCTGCTGGACGAGGTCGCCGAGCTCACGCACGGCTCGGCGGACCTCGCCGAGCTCGACGACCCGGACCGTGTCCGTCTCCTCACCTCCGTGACGGAGGGCCTGCAACGGGTCCGGCTGGCCCTCGAGGGCACGCTCCAGCTCGGCGGCATGGTGCTCCAGGTGCTGGTCACCACCATCATCCTCGGTCTCGTCGAGCCGTGGCTGCTCCTGCTGCCCCTCGCGGCCCTGCCGCCCGTCTGGTTCGCCGACCGCGCGCAGCGGGTGCTCGACAGGGCGCGCGACGCCGCGGCCGACGACGTGCGCCTCTCGCGGCACCTCGTCACCGCGGGGACGACGGGCTCGTCGGCCAAGGAGATCCGGCTCTTCGGCGCACGTCGCCTCGTCGCGGACCGGCAGCGCGCGGCGTGGGACCGCACGACGGCGGTCCTGTGGAGCGCGCACCGGCGCTCCGCGCTGCTGCGCGCGGCGGGCCAGGTGTGGTTCGCGCTCGCCTACGGGGCCGCGGTCCTCCTCGTGCTCCGCAGCGCCGCGTCGGGCATGGCGGCCATCGGTCAGGTCGTGCTCGTCGTCACGCTCGCCATCCAGGTGAGCACCCAGGTCGCGGGCGCGCTGTCGCTGTTCGGCAACCTCCAGGACGCCGGTCGGACGGTCGAGAAGCTCCTCGAGCTGCGCGCGACGGCGACACCCCCGGGCCGAGCCCCCACGGGCGGGGCGCCCGCCCAGGCCACGCCCGCCGTCGGGCCGCTCCCCGCCCGGCTCGAGCAGGGCGTGCGCGTCCAGGACCTCACGTTCGCCTACCCCGGCGCGGACCGACCCCTCCTCGACGGCGTCACGCTCGACCTGCCCGCCGGGGCCACCGTCGCGCTCGTGGGGGAGAACGGCGCGGGGAAGTCCACCCTGGTCAAGCTCCTGTGCGGGCTGTACCGGCCGACGTCGGGCCGCATCCTCGCGGACGGCGTCGACCTCGCCGAGGTGGCGCCCGCCGCGTGGCAGTCGCGCGTCGCGACGCTGTTCCAGGACTTCGCGCGCCTCGAGCTCTCGCTGCGCGAGGACGTCGGGATCGGGCGCGTGGACGCGCTCCACGACGACGACGTCCTGTGGGCCGCGCTCGACGAGGCCCGCGCCCGACCGATCGTCGAGCGCTCGTCCGACGGCCTGGACCAGATCCTCGGCACGGGCTACGCCGACGGCACCCAGCTCTCGGGCGGGCAGTGGCAGACGCTCGGGCTGGCCCGCACGCTCCTGCGCCCCGACCCGATCCTGCTCGCGCTCGACGAGCCCGCGTCCGCGCTCGACGCGACCGCGGAGCACGCGCTGTTCGAGCGGTTCACCGAGACGGCACGGCGGACCGGCACGACCTCCGGCGGCGTCACGCTGTTCGTCTCGCACCGCTTCTCGACCGTGCGCGACGCCGACCTCATCGTCGTGCTCGACGGCGGCCGCGTCGCCGAGCTCGGCACGCACGACGAGCTCGCCGCCGCGGGCGGGTCGTACGCCGAGATGTACGCGCTCCAGGCCCGCGCCTACCAGTGA
- a CDS encoding ABC transporter ATP-binding protein, protein MTTEGAASQPPLGERVRRWTTMWGLLRHAGVPIVAVGLALSVLLALLPLVSIVALGRVLFLLPSMSDGAASAGWGDLLAAFGVAVGALVVQQLLAPFQTGIVETIGRRVDQRCIDRLLDAALSDAPLALLDDSEVLDVVADARAAFARQNMSPGDAAGALVPLVGRYVQLVGAAVLVAAVVSPLAGAVILATALAMRAGVRGTFSKLTPIWKTLHPQRRRMYYLRELATTPGITKEVRLLGVLGWLRERLRRETMAYLEPQWAVNRRLQLWPFVGFSAIGLVGGTIVLVLVALDDALDLFALGVAIQAVLIPLRFGVYFPECDVRTQFGLLSFDALERFERQLRSATPESTREDGDAPVPHGVIRFEDVWFRYSDDGAWVLRGLDLTLVPGTSTAVVGLNGAGKTTTTKLLARLYEPTRGRITVDGVDVRDLPLEAWRRRLALIFQDYVRLELPVSDNVGLGAPGLRDDADRVREAITAAGADGVVDGLADGPDTVLSGGYAGGRDLSGGQWQRIALARALLAVSGGADVLVLDEPTAQLDVRAEAEFFERFLAHGAVASVARERAVTSVVISHRFSTVRPADQIVVIAEGRVVEQGTHDELLAADGRYAELFVLQARRFRSDSPDDPDPDPGAASPETALTSGGAR, encoded by the coding sequence ATGACGACCGAAGGTGCGGCCTCGCAGCCGCCGCTGGGGGAGCGGGTCCGGCGCTGGACGACCATGTGGGGGCTGCTGCGCCACGCGGGCGTCCCGATCGTGGCGGTGGGCCTCGCGCTGAGCGTCCTCCTCGCCCTCCTGCCGCTCGTGTCCATCGTCGCCCTGGGCCGCGTGCTCTTCCTCCTGCCGAGCATGTCCGACGGCGCGGCGAGCGCCGGCTGGGGCGACCTGCTCGCGGCGTTCGGCGTCGCGGTCGGAGCGCTCGTCGTGCAGCAGCTCCTCGCGCCGTTCCAGACGGGGATCGTCGAGACGATCGGGCGGCGGGTCGACCAGCGCTGCATCGACCGGCTCCTCGACGCGGCGCTCTCCGACGCCCCCCTCGCGCTGCTGGACGACTCCGAGGTGCTGGACGTCGTCGCCGACGCCCGCGCGGCGTTCGCGCGGCAGAACATGAGCCCCGGCGACGCGGCTGGCGCGCTGGTCCCGCTCGTCGGCCGCTACGTGCAGCTCGTCGGCGCGGCCGTGCTCGTCGCGGCCGTCGTCTCGCCCCTCGCGGGCGCCGTGATCCTCGCGACGGCGCTCGCCATGCGCGCGGGCGTGCGGGGCACGTTCAGCAAGCTCACCCCGATCTGGAAGACCCTCCACCCCCAGCGGCGCCGCATGTACTACCTGCGGGAGCTCGCGACCACGCCCGGGATCACCAAGGAGGTCCGACTCCTCGGCGTGCTCGGGTGGCTGCGCGAGCGCCTGCGTCGGGAGACGATGGCCTACCTCGAGCCGCAGTGGGCGGTCAACCGTCGGCTCCAGCTCTGGCCGTTCGTCGGGTTCTCGGCGATCGGCCTGGTCGGCGGCACGATCGTCCTGGTTCTGGTCGCGCTCGACGACGCGCTCGACCTCTTCGCGCTCGGCGTCGCGATCCAGGCGGTGCTCATCCCGCTGCGGTTCGGGGTGTACTTCCCCGAGTGCGACGTCCGCACGCAGTTCGGTCTGCTGTCGTTCGACGCGCTCGAGCGGTTCGAGCGGCAGCTGCGGTCCGCGACGCCCGAGAGCACGCGCGAGGACGGCGACGCCCCCGTCCCGCACGGCGTGATCCGTTTCGAGGACGTGTGGTTCCGGTACTCCGACGACGGCGCGTGGGTCCTGCGGGGCCTCGACCTCACGCTCGTCCCGGGCACCTCGACGGCCGTCGTCGGGCTCAACGGCGCCGGCAAGACGACGACCACGAAGCTCCTCGCGCGCCTGTACGAGCCGACGCGGGGGCGCATCACGGTCGACGGCGTGGACGTGCGCGACCTCCCGCTCGAGGCGTGGCGGCGCCGCCTCGCCCTGATCTTCCAGGACTACGTCCGCCTCGAGCTGCCCGTCAGCGACAACGTCGGGCTCGGCGCACCCGGCCTGCGCGACGACGCCGACCGGGTGCGCGAGGCGATCACCGCCGCCGGGGCCGACGGAGTCGTGGACGGCCTCGCCGACGGCCCTGACACGGTGCTCTCGGGCGGCTACGCGGGGGGCCGCGACCTGTCGGGCGGGCAGTGGCAGCGCATCGCCCTCGCGCGCGCCCTGCTCGCGGTCTCCGGCGGCGCGGACGTCCTCGTCCTCGACGAGCCGACGGCGCAGCTCGACGTGCGTGCGGAGGCGGAGTTCTTCGAGCGCTTCCTCGCCCACGGCGCGGTCGCCTCGGTGGCGCGCGAGCGCGCGGTGACGTCCGTCGTCATCTCGCACCGCTTCTCGACGGTCCGCCCGGCCGACCAGATCGTCGTCATCGCGGAGGGCCGCGTCGTCGAGCAGGGCACCCACGACGAGCTGCTCGCCGCCGACGGTCGCTACGCCGAGCTCTTCGTCCTCCAGGCCCGCCGGTTCCGCAGCGACTCGCCCGACGACCCGGACCCCGACCCCGGCGCGGCCAGCCCCGAGACGGCCCTGACCTCCGGAGGGGCCCGATGA
- the gcvP gene encoding aminomethyl-transferring glycine dehydrogenase, whose product MTERGGTRRRPLHRESLVTQPSFDPSSRHNAATGAFAPRHLGPRGREVGVMLDQLGYASLDALVDAAVPATIRTERTLDLPAARTETEVLDHLRALAGKNVVKTQMIGLGYYGTVTPPVIRRNVLESPAWYTAYTPYQPEISQGRLEALLNFQQVVEDLTGLDVANASLLDEATAVAEAVALMWRASRAKSGYVALDADLFPQTLAVTLGRAHAVGLPVVVVDLSGGLETGLDAARAAGAFPAGVDDDAQLVGVVVQQSGASGRVVDWRPVVAEAKAAGALVTVASDLLALTLLVSPGELGADVSVGSAQRFGVPLFYGGPHAAFMAVRKGLERSLPGRLVGVSIDADGDTAYRLALQTREQHIRREKATSNICTAQALLAIVASMYAVYHGPDGLRAIAERAHVHATTLADALRAGGVSVEHDTFFDTVRTLVPGRADAVVAAAAAAGVNLYNPDADHVQIACDETTTSATLATVLQAFGLTDQASTSRGRGVATSSGEANGEAAAPAGGVSDALPAALRRETSYLQHPIFHLHRSETSMLRYLRRLSDKDLALDRTMIPLGSCTMKLNATAEMEAISWPGFADLHPYVPADQALGYADLIDGLESALAEITGYAGVSVQPNAGSQGEFAGLLAIRDYHVSRGDTARDVCLIPASAHGTNAASAALAGLKVDVVKTAESGEVDLVDLRAKLADHGPRVAAIMITYPSTHGVYEEHVREVCDLVHEAGGQVYIDGANLNALVGLARPGEFGGDVSHLNLHKTFCIPHGGGGPGVGPVAVAEHLVPFLPGDPLAPGASPATPVSATRYGSAGILPISYAYVALMGPDGLTEATKTAVLTANYVASRLADHYPVLYTGPAGLVAHECILDLRGITAETGVTAEDVAKRLMDYGFHAPTLSFPVAGTLMVEPTESEDLAELDRFVDALIAIRGEIDAVTSGRWSVEESPLRGAPHTAAALVAETWDKPYSRELAAYPVASLRAGKYWPPVRRIDGARGDRNLVCSCPPVESYVTGDLA is encoded by the coding sequence ATGACAGAGCGGGGAGGGACCCGCCGTCGTCCCCTCCACCGGGAGTCCCTCGTGACCCAGCCGTCCTTCGACCCCAGCTCGCGGCACAACGCCGCGACCGGCGCGTTCGCGCCGCGCCACCTCGGCCCGCGCGGGCGCGAGGTGGGCGTCATGCTCGACCAGCTCGGCTACGCCTCGCTCGACGCGCTCGTCGACGCGGCCGTCCCGGCGACGATCCGCACCGAGCGCACGCTCGACCTGCCCGCGGCGCGCACCGAGACCGAGGTGCTGGACCACCTGCGCGCGCTGGCCGGCAAGAACGTCGTCAAGACGCAGATGATCGGGCTCGGCTATTACGGCACCGTCACTCCCCCGGTGATCCGCCGCAACGTCCTCGAGTCGCCCGCCTGGTACACCGCGTACACGCCCTACCAGCCGGAGATCTCGCAGGGCCGACTCGAGGCGCTCCTCAACTTCCAGCAGGTCGTCGAGGACCTCACGGGCCTGGACGTCGCGAACGCGTCGCTCCTCGACGAGGCCACCGCGGTGGCCGAGGCCGTCGCGCTCATGTGGCGCGCGTCGCGCGCGAAGAGCGGCTACGTGGCCCTCGACGCCGACCTCTTCCCGCAGACGCTCGCGGTGACGCTGGGCCGCGCGCACGCCGTCGGCCTGCCCGTGGTGGTCGTGGACCTGTCGGGCGGCCTGGAGACCGGGCTCGACGCGGCCCGTGCCGCGGGGGCCTTCCCCGCCGGGGTGGACGACGACGCGCAGCTCGTGGGCGTCGTCGTCCAGCAGTCCGGGGCGTCGGGACGCGTCGTGGACTGGCGCCCCGTGGTCGCGGAGGCCAAGGCGGCGGGCGCGCTCGTCACCGTGGCGAGCGACCTGCTGGCACTGACGCTGCTGGTCTCCCCCGGCGAGCTCGGAGCCGACGTCTCGGTCGGCTCGGCCCAGCGGTTCGGCGTCCCGCTGTTCTACGGCGGCCCGCACGCCGCGTTCATGGCGGTGCGCAAGGGTCTGGAGCGCTCGCTCCCCGGCCGCCTCGTGGGCGTCTCGATCGACGCGGACGGCGACACCGCCTACCGGCTCGCGCTCCAGACGCGCGAGCAGCACATCCGCCGCGAGAAGGCGACGAGCAACATCTGCACCGCGCAGGCGCTCCTCGCCATCGTGGCGTCGATGTACGCCGTCTACCACGGCCCCGACGGCCTCCGCGCGATCGCCGAGCGCGCCCACGTCCACGCCACGACCCTCGCGGACGCGCTGCGTGCGGGCGGTGTCAGCGTGGAGCACGACACCTTCTTCGACACCGTCCGCACTCTCGTCCCCGGCCGCGCGGACGCGGTCGTCGCTGCCGCGGCGGCCGCGGGGGTGAACCTGTACAACCCCGACGCCGACCATGTACAGATCGCCTGCGACGAGACCACGACCTCCGCGACCCTCGCCACGGTGCTCCAGGCCTTTGGCCTCACGGACCAGGCCTCTACCTCGCGAGGTCGAGGCGTGGCCACGAGCAGTGGTGAGGCGAACGGCGAGGCCGCCGCCCCCGCCGGGGGCGTCTCCGACGCCCTGCCCGCGGCGCTCCGACGCGAGACGAGCTACCTCCAGCACCCGATCTTCCACCTGCACCGGTCCGAGACCTCGATGCTGCGCTACCTGCGGCGGCTCTCGGACAAGGACCTCGCGCTGGACCGCACGATGATCCCGCTGGGCTCGTGCACCATGAAGCTCAACGCGACGGCGGAGATGGAGGCGATCTCCTGGCCGGGGTTCGCGGACCTCCACCCGTACGTGCCCGCCGACCAGGCGCTCGGCTACGCGGATCTCATCGACGGCCTGGAGTCCGCGCTCGCCGAGATCACGGGCTACGCGGGCGTCTCGGTGCAGCCGAACGCCGGCTCGCAGGGCGAGTTCGCGGGCCTGCTGGCGATTCGTGACTACCACGTGTCGCGCGGCGACACGGCGCGCGATGTGTGCCTCATCCCGGCGTCGGCGCACGGGACGAACGCAGCGTCGGCGGCCTTGGCAGGTCTGAAGGTCGACGTGGTGAAGACCGCGGAGAGCGGCGAGGTCGACCTCGTCGACCTGCGGGCGAAGCTCGCCGACCACGGCCCCCGGGTCGCGGCGATCATGATCACGTACCCCTCGACGCACGGCGTCTACGAGGAGCACGTTCGCGAGGTGTGCGACCTCGTACACGAGGCCGGTGGTCAGGTGTACATCGACGGCGCGAACCTCAACGCGCTCGTCGGTCTGGCGCGCCCAGGTGAGTTCGGCGGCGACGTCTCGCACCTGAACCTGCACAAGACGTTCTGCATCCCGCACGGCGGGGGAGGGCCCGGTGTCGGCCCGGTCGCGGTCGCCGAGCACCTCGTCCCGTTCCTCCCGGGCGACCCCCTGGCGCCGGGCGCGTCCCCGGCCACGCCGGTCTCGGCGACGCGGTACGGGTCGGCCGGGATCCTGCCGATCTCGTACGCGTACGTCGCGCTCATGGGGCCGGACGGGCTCACCGAGGCGACGAAGACCGCGGTGCTGACGGCGAACTACGTCGCGAGCCGGCTCGCCGACCACTACCCGGTGCTCTACACGGGACCGGCGGGGCTCGTCGCGCACGAGTGCATCCTCGACCTGCGCGGCATCACCGCGGAGACGGGCGTGACGGCGGAGGACGTCGCGAAGCGCCTCATGGACTACGGGTTCCACGCACCGACGCTGTCGTTCCCGGTCGCGGGCACGCTCATGGTCGAGCCGACCGAGAGCGAGGACCTGGCCGAGCTCGACCGGTTCGTCGACGCCCTGATCGCGATCCGCGGCGAGATCGACGCGGTCACCTCGGGCCGGTGGAGCGTGGAGGAGTCGCCGCTGCGCGGCGCCCCGCACACGGCGGCGGCGCTCGTCGCCGAGACGTGGGACAAGCCGTACTCGCGCGAGCTCGCGGCGTACCCGGTCGCGAGCCTGCGCGCCGGGAAGTACTGGCCGCCGGTGCGCCGCATCGACGGTGCGCGGGGCGACCGCAACCTGGTGTGCTCGTGCCCGCCTGTGGAGTCCTACGTGACGGGAGACCTCGCATGA
- the gcvT gene encoding glycine cleavage system aminomethyltransferase GcvT yields MTDQPTDPIDQPTDRPTDRPTDRPTDRHSPLHDEHVALGANLTSFGGWLMPLRYTSDLAEHRAVREAAGLFDLSHMGEIEVAGPQAAAALDHALVGNLTAVTPGRARYTMICQEDGAVLDDLVVYRLEEERFLVVANAGNADLVARELVERAAGFDATVTDQGAGTALVAVQGPRAEEIVVGLTDVAGSDAGSDAGSDYGSDAAETVRGLKYYAAAPLALRTDAGPVDALVARTGYTGEDGFELFVPADRAADLWRTVLAAGAPLGLVPAGLSARDSLRLEAGMPLYGHELDTTTTPYEAGLGRVVKLDKVADDGTPLEFVGRAALAARRASAPARVLVGLKGLGRRPARAGYAVVLPGAEPGGAVGESARRVGTVTSGAPSPTLGYPIALAYVTPELSAEGTELAVDVRGRAEPVVVVPLPFYRRPQQS; encoded by the coding sequence ATGACCGACCAGCCGACCGACCCGATCGACCAGCCGACCGACAGGCCGACCGACAGGCCGACCGACAGGCCGACCGACAGGCACAGCCCGCTGCACGACGAGCACGTCGCGCTGGGCGCGAACCTCACGAGCTTCGGCGGCTGGCTGATGCCGTTGCGGTACACGTCCGACCTCGCGGAGCACCGCGCCGTCCGCGAGGCGGCGGGGCTGTTCGACCTCTCGCACATGGGGGAGATCGAGGTCGCCGGCCCGCAGGCGGCGGCCGCGCTGGACCACGCGCTCGTCGGCAACCTCACCGCCGTCACGCCGGGGCGGGCGCGCTACACGATGATCTGCCAGGAGGACGGGGCGGTCCTGGACGACCTCGTCGTGTACCGGCTGGAGGAGGAGCGCTTCCTCGTCGTCGCGAACGCGGGGAACGCGGACCTGGTCGCGCGCGAGCTGGTCGAGCGCGCCGCCGGGTTCGACGCCACGGTCACGGACCAGGGTGCGGGCACCGCGCTCGTCGCGGTCCAGGGCCCGCGCGCGGAGGAGATCGTCGTCGGGCTGACGGACGTCGCCGGCTCGGATGCCGGCTCGGATGCCGGCTCGGACTACGGCTCCGACGCGGCCGAGACCGTGCGCGGGCTGAAGTACTACGCGGCCGCCCCGCTCGCGCTGCGGACGGACGCCGGTCCGGTCGACGCGCTCGTCGCGCGCACCGGGTACACGGGGGAGGACGGCTTCGAGCTGTTCGTGCCCGCGGACCGTGCGGCCGACCTGTGGCGCACGGTGCTCGCGGCCGGTGCGCCGCTGGGCCTCGTGCCGGCCGGCCTGTCCGCGCGCGACTCGCTGCGCCTGGAGGCGGGGATGCCGCTGTACGGACACGAGCTGGACACGACGACCACGCCGTACGAGGCGGGCCTGGGTCGCGTGGTGAAGCTCGACAAGGTCGCCGACGACGGGACGCCGCTCGAGTTCGTCGGGCGGGCCGCGCTCGCGGCGCGCCGGGCGTCCGCACCCGCGCGCGTGCTCGTCGGGCTGAAGGGCCTGGGGCGTCGCCCCGCCCGGGCGGGCTACGCCGTCGTGCTTCCCGGGGCCGAGCCCGGGGGAGCGGTGGGGGAGTCCGCGCGCCGGGTCGGCACCGTGACCTCGGGGGCGCCCTCGCCGACGCTGGGCTACCCGATCGCGCTCGCGTACGTGACGCCCGAGCTCTCGGCGGAGGGCACCGAGCTCGCGGTCGACGTGCGCGGCCGGGCCGAGCCCGTGGTGGTCGTGCCGCTCCCGTTCTACCGTCGTCCCCAGCAGTCCTGA
- the gcvH gene encoding glycine cleavage system protein GcvH yields MTEAQFPAHLQYTAEHEWIDGSSPAVVGITATAAEALGDIVYLELPEVGSEVTAGSVIGEVESTKSVSELFSPVTGTVVEVNQAAIDDPAVVNSDPYTDGWLFKVDVVETGDLLTPDQYAAHVGS; encoded by the coding sequence ATGACCGAGGCCCAGTTCCCGGCCCACCTGCAGTACACGGCGGAGCACGAGTGGATCGACGGCTCGAGCCCGGCCGTCGTCGGCATCACGGCGACGGCCGCCGAGGCCCTCGGCGACATCGTCTACCTGGAGCTGCCGGAGGTGGGCTCCGAGGTGACCGCGGGCAGCGTCATCGGCGAGGTGGAGTCCACCAAGTCCGTGTCGGAGCTCTTCTCGCCCGTCACGGGCACCGTCGTCGAGGTGAACCAGGCCGCGATCGACGACCCGGCCGTCGTCAACTCCGACCCGTACACCGACGGCTGGCTCTTCAAGGTCGACGTGGTGGAGACGGGCGACCTGCTCACCCCGGACCAGTACGCGGCGCACGTCGGGAGCTGA
- a CDS encoding helix-turn-helix domain-containing protein — translation MSTIELVRPMAAPSELIGTPIAPLTRRERVVLSNLSEDVTLEQIATKLFVTRNTVKSQVRSLYRKLGVSTRAEAVAWARAAGLR, via the coding sequence ATGAGCACCATCGAGCTGGTCCGCCCCATGGCGGCCCCGTCGGAGCTGATCGGCACACCGATCGCCCCGCTGACCCGCCGCGAGCGGGTCGTCCTGTCCAACCTGTCTGAGGACGTCACGCTCGAGCAGATCGCCACCAAGCTCTTCGTCACGCGCAACACGGTCAAGTCGCAGGTCCGCAGCCTCTACCGCAAGCTCGGTGTCTCGACCCGCGCCGAGGCCGTGGCCTGGGCACGGGCGGCTGGCCTGCGCTGA
- a CDS encoding (deoxy)nucleoside triphosphate pyrophosphohydrolase: MTLRRLVVAAAIVDDLVAPRLLLSARRSRPSHLAGRWEFPGGKVDPGETPTQALHRELREELGVAVELGDELVGPDHGTWIITDRHVMRLWFARITAGEPQPLVEHDELTWLDAGSWLTVPWLDADVRIVEELARQVAAEAV, from the coding sequence ATGACTCTGCGCAGACTGGTGGTGGCCGCGGCGATCGTCGACGATCTCGTCGCTCCGCGGCTCCTGCTCAGCGCGCGCCGGTCCCGTCCGTCGCACCTCGCAGGTCGGTGGGAGTTCCCCGGGGGCAAGGTCGACCCCGGTGAGACCCCGACGCAGGCGCTGCACCGCGAGCTGCGCGAGGAGCTGGGCGTCGCCGTCGAGCTCGGTGACGAGCTCGTGGGGCCCGACCACGGGACGTGGATCATCACGGACCGCCACGTCATGCGCCTGTGGTTCGCCCGGATCACCGCCGGTGAGCCGCAGCCGCTCGTGGAGCACGACGAGCTGACCTGGCTCGACGCCGGGAGCTGGCTGACCGTGCCGTGGCTCGACGCCGACGTGCGGATCGTCGAGGAGCTCGCGCGCCAGGTGGCCGCCGAGGCGGTCTGA